The DNA sequence CGAGACCTTGCCCGCCTCATCCGCTGGCGACACCACAATCGCTCGCTCGACGGGGTGCGGTTGGGCGAGGCGCTCGTCGCCGGTGTGGCCGATGGTTTTCCTCGGTTCTTCGATTGGGTGGGCACGGGGCTGTTCCAGGCGGTCGGCAACCCGGCGGTGAACCGCCTCCTGCTCGTCACCGAGCGTCGCGGGCGAGCCCGGTCCGAGGTCGTTGCCACCCTGGTGTCGGCCAGCTTGCGACACGAACGCACCAAGGTGTTCGCTCGCTCGTTCGTGCGTGTGGCCGGCCGCTTCTGGCTCGCGCCGTTCCTGGCCGAGGGATCGTCGCGACCCTACCGACGCCCCCTCACCGAGGCCGAGGCCGGGCGCCTCCAACCGGATCCGATGGTGTTGAACACCGACTACTGGCCACTCGGATTCAGCAGCTGACGCAGCAGCGAGCGGATCTCGCTCACGACCGCGTCGGTGGCCGCCGCCGGCGCCAATCGCCGGGCCGCACCGTGGGGCGGTGCGGTCGGCGGGGACACGACGCCGCAACGTTCGGCGAGCGCCTGGTAGGCAGCGACGTCAAAGTCGAGCATCGACGGGGGCGCGTCGAAGTCGTGGAGCGCCGATACGGCGGCATGGGCAGCGTCATCGAGGCCGGCGGCATCGAGGATCAGGGCGGCCCGATGACCGGCCTCGACGATCATCCCGTCGATCCCGACGCTTCGCCACAGTTCGAGCAGCGGGTCGAGGAGACGTGCCGCCTCGCGCAGCTCGCCGAGCGCAGCGTGCGCCCGGATCAGTCCGGACGTGGCCATGCCCTCGACCCAGAGGTTGGCAACCCCCCGGGCGACGCGGACACTCTCGGCGAAGTCGCGGCGCGCGGCGAGCGGGTCTCGGTCGAACTCCGCCACGCCTCTCCCGCATCGGGCCCACGCAATCAGCGAGGCGTTCTGTGACTCGGTGGCGGTCGCCAGACACTGTTCGGCGATGTCTCGGGCGACATCGACCATGCCCATCTTGACCAACCCGAGCACGACCCCGACCAGGATGTCGGCTTCACGGCTCGCATCGCCCTTCGCCTTGGCCGCCTTGAGCGCCGACATGATGGCCTCCTGCGCCATGTCGTCGTCGCCGCTCATGGAGGCGATGTTGGCCCGGGCCTGGAAGGCTCGGATCGGTGGGATGGCGTCGATCGCCGTGGCCGCTCGTTCGGCCCGGGCCGCCAGCGCGAGGCCCTCGGTCGTCAACCCCATGGCCCACGAGGCGAACGCCGCCGTGCCGAGCAGCTCGGGCGACGGCGTTCGCTGCTGACGCTCCATCGCTGCGACCACGGTCGGAGCGAACGACACGAGGCCGAAGTCGAGCCGCAGGAACGAGTACTCCCACAGATCGACGGCGAGGGTCTCGGCAGTGTCGAGGTCGTGGTCGATCGCCCACTGGAACGCCGCCCGGATCTGACCGGTTGCCGACCGGACCGTCGCCACCGCCACCTCTTCGTCAGGTCCGCGCAGATCGACCGCCGCCCGGCGCATCACGCTGGCATACACCCGGGCGTGGCGTTCGGTGAGCCGCCCCAGTGAGCCCTGGTCGACCAGACGCCTTCGGGCGTGCACGGTCACGGTCTGCATCGCTCGATACGCAGGGAGATCGCCGATCGCCGCCGACCCGACGAGCGACAGGGCCGCAAGCGCCTGGAGTTGCTGGGCCACGTCATCGAGCGGCAGCTCGAGCAATGCCGCCATGTCACGGGCCCGGAAGGGACCGACCATGACGCCGAGAGCCTCGTAGACCGGCAGCGCCGCCTCGTCGAGCAGGGCGATCGACCAGTCCAAGGCCTCGTTGAGACCGACGTGGCGCTGGTCGCTGTGGCGCGATCCGCTCAGAGAATCGAGGCTCTCCTCGAGTTCTCGCATGACGATCTCGATCGGCCGGTTGCGCAACCGGCTGGCGACCAGTTCGAGGGCAAGCGGCATCCGGTCGACTGCGTCGACGAGTTGGTCGAGCGAGGCGTCGGAGATCGTGCCCCTGGCGTCGAACCCGGCGAGTCGGTCGAGGACCAGGTGGCGGGCCGCGTCGTGGTCGAGCGCCGCCAGATCGACGCTCATCTCCGACTCGGAATCGAACGCCACCCGACTGGTCGCCACGACCCGCAGCGCCGGACAGTGGCGGACCATGGCCTCGGCCAAGGGGGCGATGGTGTCGATCACGTGCTCACAGTTGTCGAACACGAGCATGGCCGGCGCCATCGACAGCGCTCGGAGCACCGCTTCGATCACCTCGCCGCCGTGGCCACCGACGCCCAGCTGGGACGCCAACTCGGCGATGATCGAGTCGGGATCGCGGACGAGGAGATCGAGCCAGATCACCTGGCCGTGCGCGGTGCCCTGCGCGAGCTGGGTGGCCAGGCGGGTCTTGCCGACACCCGCCGGGCCGACGATCGTCAGGAGGCGGTGACGCTCCAACAGATCGGATACACGCTGCAGGTCGTCGTCGCGACCGACGAGCGGCGAGGCGATCGCCGGTACCGCCGGCTTGCTCTTGATGGCATCGAGGATGCTGGTGAGTCGGAGTGGCGCATCGGCGGTGGCCACCTGCGCCAGACGCTCGTCGAGCAGCAGGGTGGCATCCTGTTCGAGGATCCGAAGTTCGAGCTCGGCCAGCTGTGGCCCGGGTTGGAGGCCGTATTCCTCGGCCAGCATCCGCTCGGCCCGGCGGTAGGCCCGCAGCGCCTCGGCCTGTCGACCTGCTCGATAGAGCGCGAGCACGAGGAGTTCCCAGCGCCGTTCGCGGAGCTCGAAGTCGCGCATGATCGACGAGGCGGTGACCACGGCGTCGTCATTGCGGCCGGCGAACATCAGGGTTTCGGTGAGGCGCTCCTCGGCATCGGCGCGTGATTCATCGAGTCGGGTCTGGACACCGATCAGCGGTCCCAGGTCGCCCGTCGACTGGAAGGACTCGCCGTGCCAGAGCGCCAACGCCCGCTCGAACTGGGTGATGGCCTCGTCGTAGCGGCCGCCATCGACGAGTCCACGAGCAAGCTGCACTCGAGCGTCGAACTGGTGCATGTCGATCTGCATCGGGTCGACGACCAGCCGGTAGTGCCCCGCCTCGTTCACGATGGCATCCGCATGTACGTGGCCGAGCCGGTCTCGGAGCCGATTGACCACGACGCGTAGACCGGTGGCGGCCGTCCGCGGCGCCCGCTCGCCCCACAGGACCTCATACAGCACGTCGGTCCGTACCCCGGCCGGGTGCATGGCGGCCAACAGCGCCAACACATCGCCCTGCTGACCGGCGACCGCGGAGCGGGTGCCATCGCCGTTGACCACGGCCGTGGGGCCGAGCACACAGACGACCGGCGGTGGTGCCGAGTCGATGTCGTCAACCGTGTGGCCGGATGTCACAGGGTCACCCTACGTCAACGCGACCCTCGGTTCGTAACTCTGCTGCGACGGGTGTAGCGGCTCGATTCGCCGGTCAGACCGTCGGCGTCGGGGCGGGCCGGGCGCTGGTGAGCTGCTGCATGGACTCCACCAAACCGGTGGGGCGCCACCCATGGTCGATGACGACGAATGGTGGGGCGACGCCGCGATCGATCAGGCTCGACAGCGGCTCGCTGGCAAAGGCCGCTCGATGTTCGTCGACCGGCTCCATGATGTCGGCGACCGGGTTGGTGCCATCGTGATCGGCCGCCACCCACAGCGCTCGCAGGTCGATCAGCCCCCGCACGACGCGGTCGTCGTCGATGGCGATCGCGTACCGAGCGGTGGAGGGGTGTGGCAACAGGGCCCGCGCCGAGGCGGTGTTCGTGTCGAGGTGGATGCTCGGTGGCGCCGGAC is a window from the Acidimicrobiales bacterium genome containing:
- a CDS encoding BTAD domain-containing putative transcriptional regulator, yielding MTSGHTVDDIDSAPPPVVCVLGPTAVVNGDGTRSAVAGQQGDVLALLAAMHPAGVRTDVLYEVLWGERAPRTAATGLRVVVNRLRDRLGHVHADAIVNEAGHYRLVVDPMQIDMHQFDARVQLARGLVDGGRYDEAITQFERALALWHGESFQSTGDLGPLIGVQTRLDESRADAEERLTETLMFAGRNDDAVVTASSIMRDFELRERRWELLVLALYRAGRQAEALRAYRRAERMLAEEYGLQPGPQLAELELRILEQDATLLLDERLAQVATADAPLRLTSILDAIKSKPAVPAIASPLVGRDDDLQRVSDLLERHRLLTIVGPAGVGKTRLATQLAQGTAHGQVIWLDLLVRDPDSIIAELASQLGVGGHGGEVIEAVLRALSMAPAMLVFDNCEHVIDTIAPLAEAMVRHCPALRVVATSRVAFDSESEMSVDLAALDHDAARHLVLDRLAGFDARGTISDASLDQLVDAVDRMPLALELVASRLRNRPIEIVMRELEESLDSLSGSRHSDQRHVGLNEALDWSIALLDEAALPVYEALGVMVGPFRARDMAALLELPLDDVAQQLQALAALSLVGSAAIGDLPAYRAMQTVTVHARRRLVDQGSLGRLTERHARVYASVMRRAAVDLRGPDEEVAVATVRSATGQIRAAFQWAIDHDLDTAETLAVDLWEYSFLRLDFGLVSFAPTVVAAMERQQRTPSPELLGTAAFASWAMGLTTEGLALAARAERAATAIDAIPPIRAFQARANIASMSGDDDMAQEAIMSALKAAKAKGDASREADILVGVVLGLVKMGMVDVARDIAEQCLATATESQNASLIAWARCGRGVAEFDRDPLAARRDFAESVRVARGVANLWVEGMATSGLIRAHAALGELREAARLLDPLLELWRSVGIDGMIVEAGHRAALILDAAGLDDAAHAAVSALHDFDAPPSMLDFDVAAYQALAERCGVVSPPTAPPHGAARRLAPAAATDAVVSEIRSLLRQLLNPSGQ